The following are encoded together in the Chitinivibrio alkaliphilus ACht1 genome:
- a CDS encoding glycosyltransferase family 2 protein — translation MREHLRSEEEIMRTWKETTPVVSICCITYNHEPYIEDALEGFLIQETDFPFEILIHDDASTDKTADIIREYEMAYPALIKPIYQTENQKSQGKPLGGNNYNRAQGKYIAICEGDDFWTVPHKLQRQIDYMEKNERCSMSFHAARIYTYDSSTNKRISSTEIAAPKNKKPCSAFRAVFSMKVAALRLRHLWFFAVSFLTFTPISNRYHPWEICRESSFLPTTEI, via the coding sequence ATGCGAGAACATCTGCGAAGTGAAGAAGAGATCATGCGTACCTGGAAGGAAACCACCCCCGTGGTAAGCATCTGCTGTATCACCTATAATCATGAACCCTATATTGAAGATGCCTTGGAAGGGTTTCTTATTCAAGAAACGGACTTTCCCTTTGAAATATTGATTCATGATGATGCCTCCACTGATAAAACCGCAGATATTATTCGGGAATATGAAATGGCATATCCAGCACTGATTAAACCGATTTATCAGACTGAAAATCAGAAGTCTCAAGGGAAGCCTCTGGGAGGAAATAATTATAATCGGGCGCAGGGGAAGTATATTGCTATCTGCGAAGGAGATGATTTCTGGACTGTTCCGCATAAGTTGCAAAGACAAATTGATTATATGGAAAAGAATGAACGATGCAGTATGTCATTTCATGCAGCACGTATCTACACTTACGATTCTTCAACAAACAAGCGTATCTCGTCCACAGAAATAGCGGCACCCAAAAATAAAAAACCATGCAGTGCTTTCAGGGCGGTTTTTTCTATGAAGGTGGCAGCTCTGCGCCTTCGGCATCTATGGTTTTTCGCAGTAAGTTTCTTAACATTCACCCCCATTTCCAACAGATATCACCCGTGGGAGATATGCCGCGAAAGCTCATTCTTGCCTACCACGGAGATATAG
- a CDS encoding glycosyltransferase family 2 protein gives MRTPIVIGIITYNRPRGLAALVESIARQQFDRKELSVSLIIVDNACNPNTEKQVYTLLEEHSLQGIYSTEEEQGIPYARNKVVELFLRETSGKWLAFIDDDQTVAPSWVASLVETAEETSAQVVYNRQEYVLPPGSPEWWKKSFFFQKKEVHGAKIAYFYTHGVLIHRTVFEHFPYPFDICLKKSGGSDSRFAAQVHRAGFIIVYSHTACSYEHVPASRLTYKWLYKRGLRAGALSSATGILTGKHPWYMRAKCVLRFFCWTGRAVGGILFSTLIQKKGQQARAVYELGWAVGIVMGLFGFLHDEYTTIHGE, from the coding sequence ATGAGAACGCCTATTGTAATCGGCATAATAACCTACAACCGTCCCCGGGGTCTTGCTGCGTTGGTCGAGAGTATAGCACGGCAACAATTCGATAGAAAAGAGCTTTCTGTTTCTCTTATTATTGTAGATAACGCCTGCAATCCCAATACGGAAAAACAGGTGTACACCCTACTGGAAGAACACTCTTTACAGGGAATATACAGCACAGAAGAAGAACAAGGTATTCCCTATGCCCGCAACAAAGTAGTGGAGCTTTTTCTTCGGGAGACTTCAGGAAAGTGGCTTGCCTTTATTGACGATGATCAGACCGTGGCTCCTTCCTGGGTGGCCTCCTTGGTGGAAACGGCAGAGGAAACCTCGGCACAGGTGGTATACAATCGCCAGGAATACGTTTTGCCCCCTGGGTCTCCTGAGTGGTGGAAGAAATCGTTTTTTTTCCAAAAGAAGGAAGTACACGGGGCAAAAATAGCTTACTTCTACACCCACGGTGTACTGATTCACCGTACGGTCTTTGAGCATTTTCCATACCCCTTTGATATTTGCCTGAAAAAAAGCGGCGGAAGTGACTCCCGCTTTGCCGCCCAGGTACATCGTGCCGGTTTTATCATTGTCTATTCTCACACGGCCTGCTCCTATGAGCATGTGCCGGCATCGCGCCTTACCTATAAATGGCTCTACAAACGGGGCCTCCGCGCCGGGGCTCTTTCATCCGCCACGGGAATCCTCACCGGGAAACACCCATGGTATATGCGGGCAAAATGTGTTCTCCGATTTTTTTGCTGGACCGGCCGGGCCGTGGGGGGAATCCTTTTTTCTACGCTCATACAAAAGAAGGGGCAGCAAGCCCGGGCAGTGTACGAACTGGGGTGGGCTGTCGGTATTGTTATGGGGCTTTTTGGGTTTCTCCACGATGAATACACAACAATTCACGGAGAGTAA